The Papilio machaon chromosome 28, ilPapMach1.1, whole genome shotgun sequence genome includes a window with the following:
- the LOC106709644 gene encoding phenoloxidase-activating factor 2, translating to MLFYFLLLGSTLAYPQVTIKPDVLIDVFGTPPTTKKIPGLEDITVRPTDSTSTFVDSNGDACKCVPYYLCDTNLNAVDAYNETVTGAFKLDIRFGVDECQESVERCCKDPKPPQPPPVPDSKNLRGCGYRNRNGIDFSITGGSGAEAQFGEFPWVVALLDAVNGRYAGVGVLIHPQVVMTGAHIAYKFQPGSLKIRAGEWDTQTNKERLPSQERIVQDMFIHPEFHSKSLRNDLALLLLKEPVDLADHINVICLPTQDELFETSKDCVANGWGKDSFGQKGRYAVILKRVEVNMVQHDSCAAILKTTRLGYNFRLHDSFLCAGGEEGKDTCQGDGGAPLACPIGDDRYKLTGLVAWGIGCGEKGVPAVYVNVSKYRALIDSKMAEWGFNTSANDV from the exons ATGCTGTTCTACTTTCTACTGCTGGGTTCGACCCTCGCATATCCGCAAGTGACGATAAAACCAGACGTCCTGATAGACGTGTTCGGAACACCGCCCACCACCAAGAAAATACCAGGACTTGAAGAT ATAACAGTACGACCTACCGACAGTACATCTACATTCGTCGACAGCAACGGCGATGCGTGCAAATGTGTACCCTATTACCTATGCGATACGAACTTGAATGCTGTGGATGCGTACAACGAGACTGTCACTGGAGCTTTCAAGCTGGATATCAG attCGGAGTTGATGAGTGTCAGGAGAGTGTGGAGCGGTGCTGCAAGGACCCGAAGCCTCCGCAGCCGCCTCCAGTGCCCGACTCCAAGAACCTACGGGGCTGTGGCTACAGGAACCGAAATGGAATTGACTTCAGTATCACTGGTGGTTCC GGCGCGGAGGCACAGTTTGGGGAGTTTCCGTGGGTGGTAGCACTCTTGGATGCTGTGAATGGGCGTTACGCAGGTGTCGGTGTTCTCATACACCCACAAGTTGTGATGACAGGCGCCCACATCGCATACAA ATTCCAGCCTGGTTCATTAAAGATCAGAGCTGGTGAATGGGACACGCAGACGAACAAGGAACGTCTGCCATCACAGGAGAGGATAGTCCAGGACATGTTCATACATCCAG AATTCCATTCGAAGAGCCTACGTAATGATTTAGCTCTCCTCCTGCTGAAGGAGCCAGTGGATCTGGCTGACCACATCAACGTCATCTGTCTCCCGACACAGGATGAGTTGTTTGAGACCAGCAAAGATTGCGTTGCTAACGGCTGGGGTAAAGACAGCTTTG GTCAAAAAGGTCGTTACGCTGTTATCTTGAAGCGTGTTGAAGTGAACATGGTTCAACATGACAGTTGTGCCGCCATACTTAAAACTACCCGACTCGGGTACAACTTCAGATTGCACGACAGTTTTCTGTGCGCCGGCGGAGAGGAGGGCAAAGATACATGTCAG GGTGATGGCGGAGCACCTTTAGCTTGTCCTATAGGTGATGACAGATATAAACTGACAGGTCTAGTCGCGTGGGGTATCGGTTGCGGGGAGAAGGGAGTTCCCGCTGTTTACGTCAATGTGTCAAAATATCGCGCTCTTATTGACAGCAAGATGGCGGAGTGGGGCTTCAATACGAGTGCCAATGATGTTTga
- the LOC123722639 gene encoding uncharacterized protein LOC123722639, with protein sequence MSKSAHVVDGEASESDSEIEIAKSPDSILSTSKAFVISGEAPESDDESKLPSPSDTELDSPLHVSMSPQTPTKMYNSLLHQKLWECNVSLRATLEGLLRHTTDISVEKLTTTDKMLLSVQESMRATNANLTLAKARLKQLQAELEKANCSTVLPTLKIK encoded by the exons ATGTCGAAATCCGCACATGTAGTGGATGGTGAAGCTTCAGAGTCGGACTCGGAAATAGAAATAGCCAAATCACCT GACTCCATTTTATCTACTTCCAAAGCTTTTGTGATCAGCGGAGAGGCTCCAGAGTCTGACGATG AATCAAAGTTACCATCACCAAGTGATACTGAGTTAGATTCACCACTGCATGTCTCTATGTCACCGCAGACACCTACAAAGATGTATAACTCACTACTGCATCAGAAGTTGT GGGAATGCAATGTATCACTCCGGGCCACATTGGAAGGTCTATTAAGACATACAACTGATATATCTGTGGAGAAATTGACCACAACTGACAAGATGTTGCTTTCAGTTCAA GAGAGTATGCGAGCGACCAATGCTAATTTGACTCTAGCCAAAGCGCGTCTTAAACAACTGCAAGCGGAGTTAGAGAAAGCTAACTGCAGTACTGTGTTacctactttaaaaattaaatag
- the LOC106709653 gene encoding Kv channel-interacting protein 1, translating to MATPPESPVEEHAYELEPSRTPKPIPVALEELCRQTKFSKQEIRVMYRGFKTECPEGVVHEESFKDIYAKFFPHGNSALYAHYVFKAFDVNCSGAISFRELLVTLSTLLRGSVYERLRWAFRLYDVDGDGAITRQELAEVVVAVHELLGRRAPPGSPAARLDDAKANEQVDRVFRKLDLNQDGVITIEEFLESCLKDDVITRSLQMFDTGL from the exons ATGGCCACTCCTCCGGAATCACCAGTCGAAGAACATGCGTACGAACTAGAACCTAGCAGGACGCCGAAACCGATACCCGTTGCATTGGAAGAGTTATGCAGACAgacaaaattttcaaaacaagAAATCAGAGTTATGTATAGAGGTTTTAAAACG gAGTGTCCAGAAGGTGTGGTTCACGAAGAGTCATTCAAagacatttatgccaaattctTTCCACATGGAA ATTCAGCACTGTACGCGCACTATGTCTTCAAAGCGTTCGATGTTAACTGCAGCGGGGCAATCAGCTTTAGA GAGCTTCTCGTTACACTATCCACTCTGCTCCGAGGTTCAGTATACGAGCGTCTACGCTGGGCGTTCAGGCTTTACGACGTGGACGGTGACGGGGCGATCACACGACAGGAACTGGCTGAAGTTGTGGTGGCCGTGCACGAGCTGTTGGGCAGACGTGCACCGCCTGGATCACCTGCTGCCAGACTGGATGATGCTAAAGCTAATGAACAG GTGGACAGGGTGTTCAGGAAGCTGGACCTGAACCAGGACGGCGTGATCACAATCGAGGAGTTCCTGGAGTCGTGCCTCAAGGATGACGTCATCACGCGCTCACTGCAGATGTTTGACACGGGGCTATGA